The Pontibacter korlensis sequence GGTTGCAGAAAGTATAGACAGGGCAACAAAAAAGCCCTCCCCGGCATGGGAAGGGCTTTTGATCTGTTTCTTATGATTTATCACCCGAAGGTTCATGACCTAATCAGGGATGACAAAGCCATTATGGAAGTACAGCTGAAAGCTCAGAGAGTCTAAACAGCCACATCTATACCTTAGTACAGGCTTTCAATAACGTCTTTGTAATTGGCCGTAATGATCTTGCGCTTTACCTTAAGGGTTGGTGTCAGTTCACCGCTTTCCACCGTCCACAGCTTAGGGATGAGTGCAAACTTCTTAACTGTTTCATATTGTGCTAAGCCTTCGTTCGCTTTTTCAAGCTCGCGCTTATACTTGGCTATTACCTCCGGATGCTTAATCATCTCCTCATCTGTAGTATACTTAATACCCTTGTGGTTAGCCCAGTCCTGTAGACCCATGAAAGACGGCACGATCAGCGCAGAAGCATACTTACGGCCATCGCCCACAATCATTACCTGCTCTATCACCACCGACTCTTTCAGCTTATTCTCAATTGGCTGAGGTGCCACATACTTACCGCCAGAAGTTTTAAACATCTCTTTCTTGCGGTCTGTGATCTTCAGGTATTTGCCATCAATCATTTCGCCGATATCGCCAGTATGGAACCAGCCATCCTTATCAATTACCTCTTTGGTTAGCTCTGGCTTTTTATAGTAGCCTTTCATTACATGAGGGCCACGCGTCAGAATCTCTCCGTCTTCGGCTATTTTTATCTCTACGCCGTCGATGGCAAGTCCTACTGTACCAATCATATTGTTTTCCGGCTCATAGCGATTCACTGCGATTACCGGAGACGTCTCCGTTAATCCATAGCCTTCCATCACCCGAATGTTAGCCGACCAGAATACACGTGCCAGGCGCGGTTGCAAAGCTGCACCTCCCGAAACGATTACGCGTATGTTGCCTCCCAGCGCTTCGCGCCACTTGCTAAAGATGATTTTGTTAGCCAGGTCCAACTGCTTGTTGTACCACCAACCCTGGTCTTTCTGCGTGTCGTAGTTCAGCCCTAGCTCCAGCGCCCAGAAGAACAACTTGCGTTTTACTCCTGTCAGCTCCATACCTGTGGCCACAATCTTATCATATACTTTCTCCAGCAGGCGCGGCACTGTGGTAAACAGGTGCGGTTTTACCTCTTTCAGGTTGTCAGCTACTTTTTCTATACTCTCGGCATAATATATAGAAACTCCGATACGGAAGTACAGGTAGAGCAACATGCGCTCAAACACGTGGCATAACGGCAAGAAGCTCAGCGCACGGTGGCGTTGGTCTACTGGTACATAAGGCAGTGTTCCCTTCACGTTGCTTATCAGGTTGTTGTGCGTCAGCATAACTCCCTTAGGATTGCCAGTTGTACCAGAAGTATAAATAATCGTTAATACATCGTCTGGCTTAACAGCAGCCTTTAGCGGCTCGAGCGACTCTACATCTCCACCCTCGCCTAATTTCAGTACCTCTTTCCAGTTGGCGGCTCCCTTTACCTCATCAAAGGTGTAGATTTCCTTGATCTCTTGCATGCCTTGTGTTGCAGCCACTACTCTGTTGTACAAAGAGGCATCTGACACAAACACGGCCTTTACTTCGGCATCGCTGAAAATATAACGGTAGTCCTCCTCCGTAATGGTTGGGTACATAGGCACACTAATTGCACCTATCTGTTGGATACCAAAATCTACCAACACCCACTCCGGGCGGTTAAACGAGATGATTGCCACCTTGTCTTCTTTCCTGATACCCAGCTTTAGCAGCCCCAGGCTCACCTGGTT is a genomic window containing:
- a CDS encoding AMP-dependent synthetase/ligase; this translates as MDVTRTFDLLPYQLHHYPQPDCLAAKVNGTWQKYSTQDVQDYANQVSLGLLKLGIRKEDKVAIISFNRPEWVLVDFGIQQIGAISVPMYPTITEEDYRYIFSDAEVKAVFVSDASLYNRVVAATQGMQEIKEIYTFDEVKGAANWKEVLKLGEGGDVESLEPLKAAVKPDDVLTIIYTSGTTGNPKGVMLTHNNLISNVKGTLPYVPVDQRHRALSFLPLCHVFERMLLYLYFRIGVSIYYAESIEKVADNLKEVKPHLFTTVPRLLEKVYDKIVATGMELTGVKRKLFFWALELGLNYDTQKDQGWWYNKQLDLANKIIFSKWREALGGNIRVIVSGGAALQPRLARVFWSANIRVMEGYGLTETSPVIAVNRYEPENNMIGTVGLAIDGVEIKIAEDGEILTRGPHVMKGYYKKPELTKEVIDKDGWFHTGDIGEMIDGKYLKITDRKKEMFKTSGGKYVAPQPIENKLKESVVIEQVMIVGDGRKYASALIVPSFMGLQDWANHKGIKYTTDEEMIKHPEVIAKYKRELEKANEGLAQYETVKKFALIPKLWTVESGELTPTLKVKRKIITANYKDVIESLY